CAACGCGTCGGTGGGAGCGCAGCCTGTGCGCGACACGGACTCGACGGGCGCTTCCTCCGAACCCGGTCGCGCACAGGGTGCGCTCCTACAGGAAGGCAGCGCGCCCGATCTCTCCATGGCCGGCCAGTACGAACTGGTCACCACGCAGGCGCAGTTCGATGGCTGGCTGGCGAAGATCGCCACCGCACCGCTGGTGTCGTTCGACACGGAGACCACCTCCATCGATTCGATGCAGGCGGACATCGTGGGCCTGAGCCTGTCGGTGGAGCCGGGATTCGCCTGCTACGTGCCGCTGGCCCACGATTACCCCGGCGCACCCGCGCAGCTTTCGCGCGAGCACGTACTCGCGACGCTCAAGCCGTTCTTCGAGGACGCCAGCCGCCCGAAGATGGGCCAGCACGCCAAGTACGACATCAACATCCTGTCCAACTACGGCATCCGCCTGGCCGGCCTCGCGCACGATTCCATGCTGGAGTCCTACGTGTGGAACGCCACGGCGACGCGCCACGACATGGATTCGCTGGCGAAGAAATACCTCGACGTCGACACCATCAAGTACGAACAGGTGGCCGGCAAGGGCGCCAAGCAGATTCCGTTCTCGCACGTGGACCTGGACACGGCATGCCGTTACGCCGCCGAAGACGCGGACATCACCCTGCGCCTGCATCACGCCCTGTGGCCGAAGCTGGAAAGCGAACCCACGCTGCGCTCGGTGTACGAGAACATCGAGATCCCGCTGATTCCCGTACTGGCGTCGATGGAACAGCGCGGCGTGCTGATCGATGTCGGCAACCTGCGCCTGCAGAGCCAGCAGCTTGGCAAGCGCATGCTGGAACTGCAGCAGGAAGCCTGGAAGGCCGCGGGCCACGAGTTCAACCTCGACTCGCCCAAGCAACTGCAGGCCGTGCTGTTTGACGAACTGGGCCTGCCGATCAAGGTAAAGACACCGACTGGCCAGCCGTCCACCAACGAAGAAGCGCTGGACGCGATTGCCGACGACCACGCGCTGCCGCGCCTGATCCTCGACTACCGCGGCCTGGCCAAGCTGCGCTCCACCTATACCGACAAGCTGGCGGAGATGGTCAACCCGCGCACCGGGCGCGTACACACCAGTTACCACCAGGGTTCGGTGGCGACGGGGCGGGTGTCCTCGTCCGATCCGAACCTGCAGAACATCCCCATCCGCACCGAGGAAGGCCGGCGCATCCGCCAGGCGTTCGTGGCGCCGGAGGGCTGGGTGGTGCTGGCGGCCGACTACTCGCAGATCGAGCTGCGCATCATGGCGCACCTGTCCGGCGACGAAGGCCTGCTCAAGGCCTTCCACGAAGGCGGCGACGTGCACCGCGCTACCGCCGCCGAGGTGTTCGGCATTGCGCCGGCCGAGGTCACCACCAACCAGCGGCGCGCCGCCAAGGCCATCAACTTCGGCCTGATGTACGGCATGAGCGCCTTCGGCCTGGCCCGCCAGCTCGGCGTGGACCGCGGCGAAGCCAGCGATTACATGGCGCGGTATTTCGCGCGCTACCCCGGCGTGCATGCGTTCATGGAGGCCACCCGCCAGCAGGCCCATCGCGATGGTTACGTGGAAACCCTGTTCGGCCGCCGCCTGTACCTGGAGAACCTCACCGCCCGCAACCAGGCGCTGCGTGCCGGCGCCGAGCGCGCCGCGGTGAACGCGCCCATGCAGGGCACCGCGGCGGACATCATCAAGCGCGCCATGATCGCCGTGCACGGCTGGCTGCTGACCCGCAACGACGACGCCCACATGCTCATGCAGGTGCACGACGAACTGGTGTTCGAAGTGCGCAAGGATGTGATCGACGAGGTCCGCGCCGGCGTGATCGAGCGGATGTCAGGGGCGGCCGAGCTTTCCGTACCGCTGCTGGTGGAGGCCGGCGTGGGCAAGAACTGGGATGAGGCGCACTGAGGCTGAGATGGCCACCCTGTGCGCGACCAACCCCGCGGGGCAACCGGCAACAGAGATAAGCCGATCGTCCGCGGTCGCGCACAGGGTGCGCTCCTACAGGGGAAGCCGGCGAAATGTTCGATTTCCGTCAAATGAACCGACCCTGACCAAAATTGATGCAGCGCGTGCAACTTTTGCCGTTTCCCGCGTTCTTAGTTATCGGATGCACGCAACGGCGTCCGCGGGTCCGCCACCTCCCTGGACGGACCCAACCGGTCAGCGAACCTCTCCCCTGGGTTTCGCTGCCACCCCGGCCCCGAGGATTCCCCCCTAATCCTCGGGGCTTTTTTATGCCCGCTCGTCCAGGCCCGCTCGTCCAGGAAAGGACAGCGAGCACGCAAGCCGCTAGGATTTGCGCCAACCAACCATCTGGCCACAGGGAGCACGGCCGGCTCCGAGGGTTATTGCCGCGTGCAGATCAAGGGAAAAGTCACTTCATTCGATATTGCCCACCTGGCTGGCGTGTCCCAGTCAACGGTGTCGCGCGCGCTGCGCGGGAGCCCGCTCGTCAACGAGGAGACGCGTCGGCGCATCCAGGCGGCAGTGGATGAACTGAACTACAAGGTGGACAAGAACGCCTCGGGCCTGCGCGCCCGGCATACCGGCACGCTGGCCCTGCTGCTGTTCGAGGACCCGACGGCGGACGAGTCGCACATCAACCCGTTCTTCCTCTCCATGCTCGGCTCGATCACGCGCGCCAGTGCGCAGCGCGGCTACGACCTGCTGATCTCGTTCCAGCAGTTCTCGCGCGACTGGCACGCCGACTACGCGGACAGCAAGAAGGCCGACGGCATCATCCTGCTCGGCTACGGCGATTACCTCGCCACGCGCGACAAGCTGCAGAAGCTGGTGGACCAGGGCACCTGCTGCGTGCGCTGGGGTGCCGTGCTGCCGGACCAGCCGGATGTCTCCGTGGGCTGCGACAACGTCAGTGGCGGTCGTGAGGTCACCCTGCACCTGCTCGGCCAGGGTTGCCAGCGCATCGCCTTCCTCGGCGATGCCTCCAGCCACTATCCCGAATTCTTCGACCGCTACCGCGGCTACTCGCGCGCACTGAACGACACCGGCCTCGAGGCCGAGCCGTTGCTACAGGTGAACGCCGAGAGCACCGAGCAATCGGGCTACAACGCCATGGAAACGCTGCTGGAACGTGGCGTGGCCTTCGATGCGGTGTTCGCCGCCAGCGACCTGATCGCCATCGGCGCCATGCGCGCACTGGCCGATCATGGCCTGCGCGTGCCCGAAGACGTGGCGCTGGCCGGGTTCGATGACATCCCGATGGCCAGTTTCGTCAGTCCGCCGCTGACCACGGTGCTGCAGGACACCAAGCTGGCGGGCGAGATCCTGGTGGACAACCTGCTTGCGCTGATCCGCGGCGAGCCCGCCGAAAGCGCCATGCTGCCGGCGAAGCTGATCGTGCGGAAGTCCAGCCTCAAGCCTCGCTGATCCGCCTGAACCCTTGTTGTAGGAGCGCACTTGTGCGCGACCGCGGACTTTTATTAGCCCGCGCAACCGGTCTCGGCTGTCGCGCACAAGTGCGCTCCTACAAAAGCGAAATGGCTAGCGCGCCTCGATCGCCGACAACTGCGCCGACGGTTCCGCCACGCGCAACGTGCACAGTCCGGCAATCACCAGGCTGGCGCCGCCCATGGCCAGCGCCCAGATGGGCTGCCCGTGGAAGAACAGGCGCAACAGCAGGCCCAGCACACTGGCCGCCATCAGCTGCGGGATGACGATGAAGAAATTGAAGATGCCCATATAGACGCCCATCTTCGTCGCCGGCAGGTTGTCTGACAGCAGCGCGTACGGCAGCGACAGGATCGATGCCCACGCAAAGCCCACGCCCACCATCGACAACAGCAGCCACTGCGGGTCGCGTATCACCAGGAACGACAGCAGGCCCGCGCCACCCAGCCAGCAATTGACCATGTGACTGGTACGCAGGCCCCAGCGTCGCACCATCCACGGGATGGCCGCCGCGGCGACTGCGGCAAAGCCGTTGTACGCAGCAAACAGTACGCCCACCCAGTTGGCGCCTTCGTTGTAGGCCGCTGAATGCGTGTCGGTGGTGCCGTAATGCACCGAGGTCACGCCGGCCGTGGTGTAGATCCACAAGGCGAACAGCGCGAACCACGAGAAGAACTGCACCACGGCCAGCCGGCGCATGGTTTCGGGCATGCCGTAGAGGTCGCCCATCACCTGCCGCAACATGCCGCGCGAACGCGTGGCCGACAGCCACGAGAACATCACGCCGAACAGGGCAAGGCCACCGGCCAGCAGGTACAGCTCCTTCTCCGCCGCGTAGTAGTGGATCACCGCCAGCATGGCCAGGCCCGCCACGATCAACACGACGCCAAGGCGCCATGCACGCGAGGCATCCACCTGTTCGGTTTCCACCGGGCTGTCGCTGAAGGCTTCCAGCTCGCCCGGCGGATACTCGCGCGTGCGCAGCACTGTCCATAGCACGGAACCCAGCAACACCACGCCGCCGAGATAGAACGCATACTTCACCGTGTCGGGAATGGCACCCTCCCCCGCCACGTTGCTCACGCCCAGCTTGGCCAGCAGCCACGGCAGCAGCGACGCCACCACCGAGCCCACGCCGATGAAGAAGCTCTGCATGGCATAGCCCTGCGGGCGCTGGCGCGGCGGCAACTGGTCGCCGACGAAGGCACGGAACGGCTCCATCGAAATATTGATGGAGGCATCCATGATCCACAGCAGCCCCGCCGCCACCCACAGCACCGGCGAGTTGGGCATGCACAGCAGGGCCAGTGTGGTGAGCACCGCACCGATCAGGAAATACGGCCGGCGCCGGCCCAGCCGCGTCCACGTGCGGTCGGAGAGGTAACCGATCACCGGCTGCACCAGCAGGCCCGAGAACGGCGCGGCGATCCACAACGCGGGGATGTCGCCCACATCGGCGCCCAGCGTCTGGAAGATGCGGCTGACGTTGGCGTTCTGCAGCGCAAACCCGAACTGGATGCCCAGGAATCCAAAGCACATGTTCCAGATCTGCCAGAACGAGAGTTCGGGCTTGCGCGTCATGGCGCGGACGATCCCTGCGGGGCCGGCGACACCAGCATGGCCTGCACCGCGGCGTCGTTGACCGGGCCGGACGCGCCGCCTTGTTCGCCGGTGTAATGCGCGTTGTGGCGCAGATCGCTCATGTTGAACCCCTGGTCCAGACGGAAACGGCAGAGCGCTCCCGCCGGGGCCGTGATCGTGGCCGTGCTGGAGCGCTGTAGCCCCACACTATGCGGCATCACGACCGGAACGCGCTGCGGCGCTGCACCATCGCATGAAACGTCCAGCAGTTTCACGGCGGCCGTCACGCCCGTGTTGATGGGGCCGTGGTCGTTCGCGTAGTCGAACGAGACGGCGAAACGGCCTGCCTTGGCGGCCTTCCATTCCCATGGCCCCTGGCCGGCGAGACGCGACTCGTCACCCTTGCAGGTCGCCATGCCGGGCAACGACTCCACTCCGTCCGCACCCAACCGGGTGAGCTGGAAGCACTGGCGCGTGTCGCCCTTGGGCACAGTGAGGCTGCCATCGATGGCGCCGATGCGTCGGCCATCCACATAGAGCACACCCTTGCCGTCGAAGCTGACTTTCCAGCCGTCCGGCGTATCGGCCACGGCCGGCGCTCCCGGCATGTCGGGGCCGAACAGCGGTGCATCGAGGCGCAGCGGAGCGGCACCGGAACGGATGGCCTTGAGCTGGACCACGGTTTCATCGCCTTCGCGATGTTGCGACTGCGCCACCAGCAAATCACCATCCACCTTCGCCGGACGCACCAGCGAGATGCGCTGTCCGGCAAGGTCCAGCGAGATCTTCTGCGTGTCACCGAACAACGGCGCCAGCCACGACACCGGCAGTTTCGGATCCACGCGGCCATCGTCGCCCACGCCGAAGACACCGCCGATCACCATGTCCAGGTAACCGGCCACCGACCACAGCTGGCGCGGCGAATTCACCACGGGACCGCTGAGCTTGCCCTCCTCGACATGCACCGCCTGCGAGACCAGCTCGTAGTTCTCCATGTTGGACGACGCCAACGCGGCACCGCGCAGGATCGAATCCATCTCATGCGCGATGCGCGGCGCATCATTCACCACGCGCGCGGCACGCAGCGAGTACGCACTCACGAACGGCCAGATGGCGCGGTTGTGGTACACGGGCTGGTCGCGGCGTTCCGGCCAGATCACCGGGCTGCCCGCCGGCCACGCGGGATAGTGGGCCAGCGTCTGCTTCGCCCGCGCCGGATCGGCCACACCGCTGGTGACGGCCAGTGCGATGCCGAGCAGGTCATAGCTGTCCACCGGCATCGCGCCAGGGCCGATGTAGCTCATGTACATGCCGCGGTCGGCGCGCCAGAAATGCGCGTTGATCGCCTGCTTCAGGGCCTCGGCCTGCGCGTGAAAGTCCTTCGCGGAAGCATCGTGCCGCTGCTCGGCCAGCTTCGCCGCCAGCTGCAGCGCTTGGTAATGCAGCACGTTGGTGGATAGTGCGAACGACTCGCCGATGAAGCGCACGTCCTTCTCGGTCCACGCCGGATAGGTCTGCTCGCGCCAGTCGAGGAACGAAGTCTCGCCGCGATACAGGCCCAGCGTGCCGTCGAAGACATACAAACGGTCCTGCGCCAGCGTGTCCTTCAGCGCGTGCCAGGTGTCGTCGGCAAAGGCCTGGTCGTCGAGCAGACGGGCCGCGCCCAGGAACCACACCACGCGGTCGGTGCTGATCGGCCAGCTGCCACCCGACCCGGTGTCCTGCATCACATACAGGCCCTGCGGCGCCGACGGCTCGCGCACATCGGACAACTTGAAGCGCAACGATTGTCGCGCGCGATTGGCGTCGATGCGCCACAGCGCCAGATCGATCGAGTACGACAGGTCACGCGTCCACACATACGGCCACTTTTCGCCGGTGGCGAAGCAGTCGCAGGGAATCTCCTTGCCGTGGTCGTAAGCACCGTCCTTGATGGCTGACACCGAGTCGTGTGAAAGATCGTCCTGCGCCATGGCGAACAGGCCGTCAAACAACGGGCTGGCCGTGTGCACGCGCAGCTTCTGCGCGGGAATGGCACGATCACCTGCCGGCGCGTGAAGCACGAAGCCACCGTCGGCCTGCGTGCTCATGCTGGCGCTCTTGCCCTGCCAGTTCACCGTGCCCTGCGCCGTGATGGCGTCGGCCTGCACGGCTCCGGCGAACAGCACCGCGACACAGGCCAGGGCGAGCCGGCGGCGCGGGGAGAATCCGCCACTCACGGCTGCACCGCCTGGGTCGCCAGTTCGATGTTCTGCACCTTGCCTGCGTCGATCTTCACGTACGTCACCTCACCAAACCGATCACGACCCTGCACCCAGCCTTCGCCATCCGATGCACGCAGGGCTTCCGGGCTCGGCGCCTGTGCCATCGCCTTGCCGTCACGGCTCACCGACGTGGCCGGATCGCCATGAATGGCCAGCACGTAGTTGCGCAGTGCGGGCTTGAAGCTGCCTGTCGGCGCGGCGGCGCGGAAGCTCACCTTGCCGGCATCGCGACGAACGGAAAGACCCTGCAGGGCATACGCGCCCTTCTCGTAAGCGTAGGTCTCGCCATCGTCGTCGTAGACATCGAAGCTGGTCAGCGCAGCGGACGGAAATACCTGCACGTCCAGCGACGTTACCGCCTGCTGGCCCACGTAATCCATTACCGGTTGCTGCGGGATGATGGCGCCCTCGCGCACGAACAGCGGAATGTCGCTCCAGTGCTTTGCATCGACGCCGAGCGTGACATCGCTGTCGCCGTCGTACGCCTTGCCGTCGAACCAGCCGATCCACTTGCCCTTCGGCAGGCGCAGGTGTTTGATCGTCTGGCCCTGCTCCACGACGGGCGACACCAGCAGGTAGTCGCCGAACATCCACGCATCGATGCGATCGCGCTGGGCCGGATCCTGCGGATAGGCAAACTGCAACGGGCGCACCAGCCCCACACCATCGGCGTGCGCGTGGTACTCGTAGCTGTAGATGTACGGGATCAGCGAGTAGCGCAGGCGGATGGCGTCGGTCGCGGCCTTCTCCGCCACGGGACCGTACACCCAGGGCTGGCGCTTCTGGCCGAAATCACCGTGCACGCGGAACACCGGGGTGAACGCGCCGAACTGGATCCAGCGGGCGTAGTTCTCGTCGGTCGGGCGTGGTGCCTTGAAGCCGCCACCGTCCATGCCCCAGTGCATCGCACCCACGTCGAAGGCAGCGAGCATGCGCTGGCGTTGTGCCGCCATGCTGGCGAAGCCGCTCTGGATGTCGCCCGACCACACGCCGTACGCGTAGCGCTGCGAGCCCAGGTAGAAGTTGCGGTTCACCGACCACACGCGTTGGTCGCTGTGCGCGCGCTGGCCGTCGTACATGGTGCGCTGCATGTTGAGGAACTGGGTATCGACGCCGCTGTCGTCCGCCTCGTCGTTCCACCACCCCACGATGCCGGTGTCGAACGACTTCTTCAGCGCATCGTTGAAGAACCAGGCGCGCACTTCCGGCTTGTCGAAATCCACATCGCGCACGGGCTTGTGCGAGAAGTAGTCCGGCGCTTCCTTCGACTGCGCCAGCCAGAAGCCCTTCTCGGTCGCTTCGCGGCCTTCCACGGTGTTCACGTGCAGGCGCGGCTTCATGATGCCGGTCATGTGCATGCCGCGCTGGTCCATTTGCGCCTTGAGCTTGCCGTCCGGACCGTCGGGAAACTTGTCGGTGTTCCAGCGAAACTCGCCCATGTCCTCACCCCACGCCTTCCAGTCGAAGTCGAAGGTGAAGTTGTCGATGGGAATGTGCTTGGCGCGATAGGTATCCACCAGCGCCAGCGCTTCCTTCTGGTCGATGCCCCACTGGCTGTTGGTGAAGCCCATGGCCCATTTGGGGAACATGGGCGACGCGCCGCTAAGCTGGCGCATCTGTGCGAACAGCGCATCGGGCGCACCCACCAGCAGGTAGATCGTGCGCACCGGCGGCGCGGGCGGCGGCGCCAGCGCTGCATCTTTGTGCTTCGTCACCGGTGCGGCCTGGATGCGGATATCCGTGGCGGACAGGTCGAAGCGCGCCGGCTCGGCATCGGCGAGCACGCCGTAACCGGCGGTGCTCCATACGAACGGCGCGCCGGTGTGGCCTTGTTCCCCGGCCGTGGCGATCTGCCTGCCTTCGCGCAGCAGGTTGCCCGTGGCCGGATCGAAGGCATTTAGGCCACCGATGCCGTACTGCGGATCACCCTTCGCGTGACGCAGTGACCAGTGTCCGTCCATAGCCCGCGACAGGTCGGCACTGAGCAGCAAGCGGCCCGCGGGATCTTCCACGCGCAGCTCGGCACGGCGTGGATTCCAGTGCACGGCAAGTGCCGCAGAACGCAGGATCTGTTCGTCGCCCTGCGATTCGCGGCTCACCTCCACCGGATCGAAGCTGGCCTGCTCGTCGATCACCGGTGTCGCCGGCTCGCGGGTGCCATCCACCCGCAGCTGGACGATGCCTGGAGCCAGCAGACGCAGCTCCAGCTTGCCCTTGGGCAAGGCCAGTTCCATGCGATCCGCGCTGGCGTCGTTGCGCACCGCCATGACCACCGGCGCGGCGGTCATGGCGGAAAGCAGGGCGAGCGCGAGCAGACGTGCGCGCATCAGTGCAACACCACGGTGCTGTAGGCGGGAAGCGTGAGGCTGCCGTTGTCCAGCGTGGCCTGCGTCTTGGTGGTCATCAGCACGGTGGCGTCCCTGGGCAGAAGATCCGCCTTAGGTTTCCACACCGCGTCCTTGCCGGAAAGGTTGTGCACCACCAGCAGCTTCTGCTTGCCGTCGTTGCGCCAGTACGCCACCAGGTTCGGTTTGCCGGTGGCCAGCACGGTGAGGTCGCCGTCGCGCAGCGCGCTGTTCTGCGCACGCCAGCTGATCAGGGTGCGATAGGTGTTGTACAGCGAGTTCGGATCGTCCTGCTCCGCCTGCACGGAAACGGCCTGGCCCTGGTTGACGCTGGACGGCTTCCAGCGCGACTCGCCCGGACCTGCCTCGCGCTGCCAGCGCATCGGCTCGCGCAGGTTCTCGTCCGGCTTCTTGCCTTCCATGCCCAGCTCTTCGCCGTAGTAGAGGTACGGCCGGCCCGGCAGGGTCAGCAGCATCGCCGCCGCCATGCGCATGTGGTCGACGTTGCCGTTGAGGCGGCTCATCACGCGTTCCTGGTCGTGGTTGGACAGGAAGGTGGAATCGATGTGCGGGGCGTCCCCGGCCACCTTATAGGCATCGTAGGTGTCCTTGAGCAGCTGGCCGAGCTTGCCGGCCTTCTCGCCCTTGGCGCTGACGATCAGCTGCTCCGCCAGCGGGAAATCGAAGATCGAACCCAGCGGCTTGAGATACGGGGCCAGCTCCTTGGGCGAGGTCGCGCTGACTTCACCCACCAGGGTCACTTTCGGGTTCGTCTTCTGCAGCGCCTCGCGGTACTCGGTCCACCACTGGACGTTCTTCTCCAGCGCCTTCTCGCTGTGCACGTCCGACTTGAAGTCGACATAGATGTGCTTGGCGGCATCCAGGCGGAAACCGTCCACGCCCTTGCCCAGCCAGTACTGGCCCACCTTGATCATCTCGGCACGTACGGCCGGGTTGTCGTAGTTGAGGTCCGGCATGTGGCCGCCGAACACGCCGATGTACCAACCATCGCTGCCGGCGTGCCAGATCGGCGTATCGGTAGCGCTGAGGGCCTTGAGATCCGGCTTGGTCGAGGTCCAGCTGTACCAGTCGCGATGCGTGTCGTTGGGGTTCTGCGCTGCCACGAACCACGGATGCGTGTTGCCGGTGTGGTTGATCACCATGTCCATGGTCACCGCGATGCCGCGCTTGTGCGCTTCGGCCACCAGCTTCTCCAGGTCGGCTGTCGTGCCGTACTGCGGGTTGATGCCGTAGTAATCGGTGATGTCGTAGCCGTGATAGCTCGGCGAGCTGTTGATCGGCATCAGCCAGATACCGCTGATGCCCAGGTTCTTCAGGTAATCGAGCTTGGCCGTGACGCCATTGAGATCGCCGATACCGTCGCCGTTGGTGTCATACCAGGCGCGCACGAAGATTTCGTAGTAGACGCCCGAAGGCTGGACGTTCGCGGCGTGTGCCGACGGGGCGTCGGCGGCGCTGGCTGGCGTCGTCCCGGCACCAAGGGCCAGGGAGAGGGCGAGCGCGAGAGAACTGAACAGGCGATTCCGGGACATGCGTTGCTCCATTCGTAGGCCGCGGGCCTTCGACGGAACGGTACACCGGAACGCAGACATCGCATCGGACCGGAAACCGCCACGCCGGGCCTCGCGGTGTGTACGCCGTACCGGCAAGGAACCGGCACGACCCCAAAAGCATCGCGCCGGCCCCTTGCGGAGGCCGGCGCGATCGTGGCTTACAGCTTGAACTCGACGCCGAGGTAGGTCGTGCGGCCGAAGTACTGGATGGTACCGGTCTGCGACGGATCGGAGCCGAAGTAGGTGCGGGTGGGCTGGTTGCTGATGTTCAGCACCTGCACCACGGCGCGCCACTGGTCGGTGAAGGCATACGAGGCCTGGAAGTCGTACACCGTTTCCGCCGCGAACGTGACCATCTGGTTGTTCACCGCCATCTGCGTATCGGAGGCGAACTTCGAACGGTAGTTGCCCGAGACGCGGGCCGAGAACGGACCGTAGTCGTAGAACACCGCCGCACTGGCCACGCGCTTGGACAGGCCCGGCAGGCTGAGGTTCGCTTCCGCGCCGCCCAGGTTGTTCGGGTTGCGCACGTTGCTGGTGGTGAGGGCGAAGTTCGCCTGCACGCCCAGGCCCGACCAGATGCCCGGGAAAATGTGGTTCTTGGCGAAGGCCATTTCCAGACCCTTCACGCTGCCACCGCTGGCGTTGTACGACGTCTGGTACTCGCCGTTGAGGTACGGCTGGCCCGTGGTCG
The nucleotide sequence above comes from Dyella telluris. Encoded proteins:
- a CDS encoding alpha-amylase family glycosyl hydrolase: MSRNRLFSSLALALSLALGAGTTPASAADAPSAHAANVQPSGVYYEIFVRAWYDTNGDGIGDLNGVTAKLDYLKNLGISGIWLMPINSSPSYHGYDITDYYGINPQYGTTADLEKLVAEAHKRGIAVTMDMVINHTGNTHPWFVAAQNPNDTHRDWYSWTSTKPDLKALSATDTPIWHAGSDGWYIGVFGGHMPDLNYDNPAVRAEMIKVGQYWLGKGVDGFRLDAAKHIYVDFKSDVHSEKALEKNVQWWTEYREALQKTNPKVTLVGEVSATSPKELAPYLKPLGSIFDFPLAEQLIVSAKGEKAGKLGQLLKDTYDAYKVAGDAPHIDSTFLSNHDQERVMSRLNGNVDHMRMAAAMLLTLPGRPYLYYGEELGMEGKKPDENLREPMRWQREAGPGESRWKPSSVNQGQAVSVQAEQDDPNSLYNTYRTLISWRAQNSALRDGDLTVLATGKPNLVAYWRNDGKQKLLVVHNLSGKDAVWKPKADLLPRDATVLMTTKTQATLDNGSLTLPAYSTVVLH
- a CDS encoding LacI family DNA-binding transcriptional regulator, translating into MKGKVTSFDIAHLAGVSQSTVSRALRGSPLVNEETRRRIQAAVDELNYKVDKNASGLRARHTGTLALLLFEDPTADESHINPFFLSMLGSITRASAQRGYDLLISFQQFSRDWHADYADSKKADGIILLGYGDYLATRDKLQKLVDQGTCCVRWGAVLPDQPDVSVGCDNVSGGREVTLHLLGQGCQRIAFLGDASSHYPEFFDRYRGYSRALNDTGLEAEPLLQVNAESTEQSGYNAMETLLERGVAFDAVFAASDLIAIGAMRALADHGLRVPEDVALAGFDDIPMASFVSPPLTTVLQDTKLAGEILVDNLLALIRGEPAESAMLPAKLIVRKSSLKPR
- a CDS encoding TIM-barrel domain-containing protein; amino-acid sequence: MRARLLALALLSAMTAAPVVMAVRNDASADRMELALPKGKLELRLLAPGIVQLRVDGTREPATPVIDEQASFDPVEVSRESQGDEQILRSAALAVHWNPRRAELRVEDPAGRLLLSADLSRAMDGHWSLRHAKGDPQYGIGGLNAFDPATGNLLREGRQIATAGEQGHTGAPFVWSTAGYGVLADAEPARFDLSATDIRIQAAPVTKHKDAALAPPPAPPVRTIYLLVGAPDALFAQMRQLSGASPMFPKWAMGFTNSQWGIDQKEALALVDTYRAKHIPIDNFTFDFDWKAWGEDMGEFRWNTDKFPDGPDGKLKAQMDQRGMHMTGIMKPRLHVNTVEGREATEKGFWLAQSKEAPDYFSHKPVRDVDFDKPEVRAWFFNDALKKSFDTGIVGWWNDEADDSGVDTQFLNMQRTMYDGQRAHSDQRVWSVNRNFYLGSQRYAYGVWSGDIQSGFASMAAQRQRMLAAFDVGAMHWGMDGGGFKAPRPTDENYARWIQFGAFTPVFRVHGDFGQKRQPWVYGPVAEKAATDAIRLRYSLIPYIYSYEYHAHADGVGLVRPLQFAYPQDPAQRDRIDAWMFGDYLLVSPVVEQGQTIKHLRLPKGKWIGWFDGKAYDGDSDVTLGVDAKHWSDIPLFVREGAIIPQQPVMDYVGQQAVTSLDVQVFPSAALTSFDVYDDDGETYAYEKGAYALQGLSVRRDAGKVSFRAAAPTGSFKPALRNYVLAIHGDPATSVSRDGKAMAQAPSPEALRASDGEGWVQGRDRFGEVTYVKIDAGKVQNIELATQAVQP
- the polA gene encoding DNA polymerase I, which gives rise to MAKLILIDGSSYLYRAFHALPPLTNSQGEPTGALFGVVNMLRATLKAKPDYVAFVSDAPGPTFRNQLYDQYKANRPPMPDDLRAQVDPMLAIVGALGFPILRVGGVEADDVIGTLAEQAHAQGIEVEISTGDKDLAQLVRPGVHLVNTMTNTTMDSAGVVEKFGVEPGQIVDFLSLTGDTVDNVPGVPKCGPKTAAKWLAEYGTLDNLMANAGKVGGKIGESLRAALPELPLSRELVTIKLDVPLDQSVTELTFRERHVDQLRELYARYEFKAALKDLEAEKGNASVGAQPVRDTDSTGASSEPGRAQGALLQEGSAPDLSMAGQYELVTTQAQFDGWLAKIATAPLVSFDTETTSIDSMQADIVGLSLSVEPGFACYVPLAHDYPGAPAQLSREHVLATLKPFFEDASRPKMGQHAKYDINILSNYGIRLAGLAHDSMLESYVWNATATRHDMDSLAKKYLDVDTIKYEQVAGKGAKQIPFSHVDLDTACRYAAEDADITLRLHHALWPKLESEPTLRSVYENIEIPLIPVLASMEQRGVLIDVGNLRLQSQQLGKRMLELQQEAWKAAGHEFNLDSPKQLQAVLFDELGLPIKVKTPTGQPSTNEEALDAIADDHALPRLILDYRGLAKLRSTYTDKLAEMVNPRTGRVHTSYHQGSVATGRVSSSDPNLQNIPIRTEEGRRIRQAFVAPEGWVVLAADYSQIELRIMAHLSGDEGLLKAFHEGGDVHRATAAEVFGIAPAEVTTNQRRAAKAINFGLMYGMSAFGLARQLGVDRGEASDYMARYFARYPGVHAFMEATRQQAHRDGYVETLFGRRLYLENLTARNQALRAGAERAAVNAPMQGTAADIIKRAMIAVHGWLLTRNDDAHMLMQVHDELVFEVRKDVIDEVRAGVIERMSGAAELSVPLLVEAGVGKNWDEAH
- a CDS encoding MFS transporter, which gives rise to MTRKPELSFWQIWNMCFGFLGIQFGFALQNANVSRIFQTLGADVGDIPALWIAAPFSGLLVQPVIGYLSDRTWTRLGRRRPYFLIGAVLTTLALLCMPNSPVLWVAAGLLWIMDASINISMEPFRAFVGDQLPPRQRPQGYAMQSFFIGVGSVVASLLPWLLAKLGVSNVAGEGAIPDTVKYAFYLGGVVLLGSVLWTVLRTREYPPGELEAFSDSPVETEQVDASRAWRLGVVLIVAGLAMLAVIHYYAAEKELYLLAGGLALFGVMFSWLSATRSRGMLRQVMGDLYGMPETMRRLAVVQFFSWFALFALWIYTTAGVTSVHYGTTDTHSAAYNEGANWVGVLFAAYNGFAAVAAAAIPWMVRRWGLRTSHMVNCWLGGAGLLSFLVIRDPQWLLLSMVGVGFAWASILSLPYALLSDNLPATKMGVYMGIFNFFIVIPQLMAASVLGLLLRLFFHGQPIWALAMGGASLVIAGLCTLRVAEPSAQLSAIEAR
- a CDS encoding Six-hairpin glycosidase-like protein produces the protein MSTQADGGFVLHAPAGDRAIPAQKLRVHTASPLFDGLFAMAQDDLSHDSVSAIKDGAYDHGKEIPCDCFATGEKWPYVWTRDLSYSIDLALWRIDANRARQSLRFKLSDVREPSAPQGLYVMQDTGSGGSWPISTDRVVWFLGAARLLDDQAFADDTWHALKDTLAQDRLYVFDGTLGLYRGETSFLDWREQTYPAWTEKDVRFIGESFALSTNVLHYQALQLAAKLAEQRHDASAKDFHAQAEALKQAINAHFWRADRGMYMSYIGPGAMPVDSYDLLGIALAVTSGVADPARAKQTLAHYPAWPAGSPVIWPERRDQPVYHNRAIWPFVSAYSLRAARVVNDAPRIAHEMDSILRGAALASSNMENYELVSQAVHVEEGKLSGPVVNSPRQLWSVAGYLDMVIGGVFGVGDDGRVDPKLPVSWLAPLFGDTQKISLDLAGQRISLVRPAKVDGDLLVAQSQHREGDETVVQLKAIRSGAAPLRLDAPLFGPDMPGAPAVADTPDGWKVSFDGKGVLYVDGRRIGAIDGSLTVPKGDTRQCFQLTRLGADGVESLPGMATCKGDESRLAGQGPWEWKAAKAGRFAVSFDYANDHGPINTGVTAAVKLLDVSCDGAAPQRVPVVMPHSVGLQRSSTATITAPAGALCRFRLDQGFNMSDLRHNAHYTGEQGGASGPVNDAAVQAMLVSPAPQGSSAP